Proteins from one Candidatus Methylomirabilis sp. genomic window:
- the tuf gene encoding elongation factor Tu (EF-Tu; promotes GTP-dependent binding of aminoacyl-tRNA to the A-site of ribosomes during protein biosynthesis; when the tRNA anticodon matches the mRNA codon, GTP hydrolysis results; the inactive EF-Tu-GDP leaves the ribosome and release of GDP is promoted by elongation factor Ts; many prokaryotes have two copies of the gene encoding EF-Tu), whose product VMPGDNVTMTVELITPIAMEKELRFAIREGGKTVGAGVISEILG is encoded by the coding sequence GTCATGCCGGGGGACAACGTCACCATGACGGTGGAGCTCATCACCCCCATCGCCATGGAGAAGGAGCTCCGGTTCGCCATCCGGGAGGGGGGGAAGACGGTGGGGGCGGGGGTCATCAGCGAGATCCTGGGGTAG